Sequence from the Longimicrobium sp. genome:
CATCGTGCAAGGGATGAAGCACATCTGGTACATCACGTTGCCCAGCAGCCCCAGCGCGATCACCCGCGGCAGGTCTTCGCGGCCGGGCATGGAGAACTGGCCGCGCAGGTAGAGCACCGCGAACACCAGCACCGACGCCACCACGAAGCGAAGGCCGTTGAACGCCAGCGGCTCGAACGCGCCCAGCGCGTGCTTGACCACCGCGAAGTTCACGCCCCAGACGAGCACCATCATTGCCAGCGCGGCTTCCGTCCATCCCCATCCCGGCACCGGCGCCGTCGCCTCGGCGCCGATCCCCGGCTCGACATCGGCGCCCTCGCCCAGCCCGTCTTTTTCCTGCATCTTCATCTCCGATGGAAAGCCGGGAAAGAAGCGCGAGCTCCCTCCCCGGCTCGAATGCCGTGGTCCATTGTCGTCATCGGCGCGTCGTCGGCTGGCATCGTCCGCCTGGATCCCGGACGGAAGATCGGTCCACGGGACGTGCGCCGCAACGGGAGCAACCTTGTTCCGCGGGCGCGCGTCAGACATACCGTGCGCCGGCGGGGCTCCACCTGGTTCCATTCTCGCCGACGTTCCAACGACATCTCACCCGCCCCCCGACATCCCATGCACAAGCTCGTTCTTCT
This genomic interval carries:
- a CDS encoding DMT family transporter; this translates as MQEKDGLGEGADVEPGIGAEATAPVPGWGWTEAALAMMVLVWGVNFAVVKHALGAFEPLAFNGLRFVVASVLVFAVLYLRGQFSMPGREDLPRVIALGLLGNVMYQMCFIPCTMRGKAISPDSMR